A section of the Flavobacteriales bacterium genome encodes:
- a CDS encoding sigma-70 family RNA polymerase sigma factor produces MRTKVLTDTELVHAYQAGNEQAFETLLLRHKRKVWSHIYLMVRDREVTEDLFQEAFIKVVHTLKTGKYNEEGKFLPWVMRIAHNLVIDHFRRAKKMPLVRGSEDHDVFSTVAQPDRNIEQRLVNVQIDEDVRRLIEHLPEEQREVVIMRTYLSMSFKEIAEHTQVSINTALGRMRYALINMRKLIKEHDIHLERA; encoded by the coding sequence ATGCGTACGAAGGTGCTCACCGATACGGAGCTCGTGCACGCCTATCAGGCGGGGAACGAGCAGGCATTCGAAACCCTGCTGCTGCGCCACAAGCGCAAGGTGTGGAGCCACATCTACCTGATGGTGCGTGACCGCGAGGTCACAGAGGACCTCTTCCAGGAGGCCTTCATCAAGGTGGTGCACACGCTCAAGACAGGGAAGTACAACGAGGAGGGCAAGTTCCTCCCCTGGGTGATGCGGATCGCCCATAATCTGGTCATCGACCACTTCCGGCGCGCCAAGAAGATGCCGCTCGTCCGGGGCTCGGAGGATCACGACGTCTTCTCCACCGTGGCGCAGCCCGACCGGAACATCGAGCAGCGGCTCGTGAACGTGCAGATCGACGAGGACGTGCGGCGGCTGATCGAGCACCTGCCCGAGGAGCAGCGCGAAGTGGTGATCATGCGCACGTACCTGAGCATGAGCTTCAAGGAGATCGCCGAGCACACCCAGGTGAGCATCAACACCGCCCTGGGGCGGATGCGCTACGCGCTGATCAACATGCGCAAGCTCATCAAGGAACACGACATCCATCTGGAGCGCGCATAG